Part of the Vulgatibacter sp. genome is shown below.
GTCTTCTGCCCCTCGAGCAGATCGGTCTCGAGCTTCGCCGACCCCTCCTCGTAGATCGTCGGCCCCCGGTAGGTGCCGCGGAGGACGCCCTTCACCTGCTGCAGCCCCTCGAGCTCGCGCGTGCGTACGTCGTTGCGCTCGACGATGCCGGCGGGCTGCAGGAGCTCCTCGAGCAGATCGCAGATCAGCTCCTTGCGCCGCTCGGTGCCGGGGACGAGGGTCTGGATCGAGAGGTGATCGCCGTAGCGATCGACCACGAGCCCCGGGAGGAAATCGGCCTCGCCGTGGACGAGGCGCAGGTCGCGCACGCCCGGGAGTACGCGCTGCCGCATCTCGATCGCCGAGGCGAGGCGCATGTGCAGGAAGGCCCGGTCGATCTGGATCGGCTCCCGGGTGAGGAGGCGCAGGGCGATCTGCGAGTGGACCGAGTAGAAGGCGGTGCCGAGCGCCTTGCCGCGGCCGTCGAGCACCTCCACCGCTGCACCGCTCTGGATGGCGGGGCCGGGATCCGGCGCCAGATCGCTGCGGTAGATCCACGGGTGGCCGGCGCGCAGGCGATCGACGCCGCGCTTGCTGATGGTGACGCGATCCAAGAAGGGCTCCGGGTTGCGGACTTGGGACCGCGATCAGCGCGGCCCGCCGGTCCCGGTACCAGAGGGCGAGGCAGGGACGCAACCCGCCTCGTCCTTCGGGCCTTCGACCGGGATGGTGAACCAGAAGCGGGTCCCCTCGCCGACCTCGCTCTCCACCCCGATGGCGCCGCCGTGGGCCTCGACGATCGCCCGGGCGATGTAGAGGCCGAGGCCTGCGCCGAGGTGGGCGGTTTCCCGGGCCTGCATGTGTCGGGTGAAGAGGACCGGGAGCAGGGCGGCCTCGATGCCGGGGCCGTCGTCCTCGACCAGGAAGCGGACCGCGTCGCCTTCGCGGCTGGCTGCGACACCGATGCGGCCGCCCGGCTGCGTGAATTTGAGGGCGTTGCCCAGCAGGTTGGAGAGCACCTGGAGGAGCCGGTCGCGATCGAAGGAGAGCGGCGGCAGCTCGTCGATGGAGAGCTCGAGGGAGCGACCCTCCCGCTCCGCAAGCGGCACCCAGGACTCCTGGAGCTCCTCGGCGATGGGGGCGAGGGATTGCATCTCGGGTGAGACGGCGAACTTCCCCGCCTGGATCCGGGTCAGGTCGAGGAGATCGGCGATGAGCCGGCTCATCTGATCGCCCGCACGGCGGATCCGGTCCATGAGGCGGACCGCTGCCTCGTCCTTGCAGAAGCGCCGCAGCGCCGCCTCGGTGCACATGCTCACGACGTTCAAGGGGTTGCGGAGATCGTGGGAGACCACCGCCACCATCTCGTCGCGGGCGTGGACCGCAGCCTGCGAGACCTCGTGGAGTCGCGCGTTCTCGATCGCCACCGCGGCGAGCTGCGCCAGCTGCGAGGCGATGGCGGTGTCGCTGGGGGAGAAGTGGGCGCCGCGCAGCACCAGCTGCCCCAGCTCGTTGCCGCCGCGCCCCACCAACGGCACGTGCAGATCGCCGCCGGCCTTGCCGCCGAGCTCCGCCCTGGCGTCGGCGCAGCCGATGATCTCCCGGGTGTGGCGGGCCACCGCCTCGAGGACATCGTCGACGGAGAGCGAGCCGTGGATCGAGGCGGCTGCGCCTGCGAGCTGCTGCAGCTGCCGGACGTGGCGATCCCGCGCCGCCTCGGCTGCCTCCGCCTGCAGGCGCGCCCTGCCGAGCTCGGTGGCGTAGCGGACGCTCTGGGCGAGGCGCTCGGGGCCGAGGGCTGCCTTGGAGAGATAGTCCGCGGCGCCGGCGCGGAGGAGCTCCACCGCCAGCTCCTCGTCGCCCTGGCCGGTGAGCATCACCACCGGCAGGCCGATGCCCCGGCGCTTCACCTCGCCGAGGAGCGCGCGTCCGTCGCGGCCCGGGAGGAAGAGATCGAGCAGCAGGCAGTCGAAAGGCTCGGCAGCCAGGATCTCGAGCGCCGCCTCTGCCGAAGTGACTTCGTGTACGTCGGCGTCGATCGATGCGGCGCGGAGCGCACGCCGGACCGCGAGGCGATCGACCTCGTCGTCGTCGACGAGCAGGAGGCGGAGGCGAGCCACGTTGATCTTCTCCAACCGGGTCGGTGCTAGGGAAACTCGACCAGGGTCCAGTATTTGTTGAGCGTCGCGGTGAGCTCGACGAAGTTCGAGAACGTGACCGGCTTGAGCAGGTAGCCCGAGACGTTGAGATTCCAGGCCTCGACCCGGTCCCGCTCGTCGTTCGAGGTGGTGAGCACCACCACCGAGGTCGCCTGGAGATCGGGATCGGCGCGCAGCGCCTTGAGAAACTCGAGGCCGTTCATCTTCGGCATGTTGAGATCGAGGAGGATGAGCCGCCTGCCCGCAGGAACGGCGCCGCTGCGGAGCATCTCCAGGGCCTCGAGCCCGTTGCCCGCCACGTAGAGCGGGTTGCAGATCCGGTTCCGGTCGAAGGCCCGCTTCACGTTGAGAACGTCGACCTCGTCGTCCTCGACCAGCAGGATGTGCAGCTCTCGCTCGGCGTTCACTGTTCCGCTTCCTCGCTCCGGGGCCAGAGGAAGCGGAACGTCGCGCCCGCACCCGCCGCCGATTCCACCCACGCCCGTCCCCCGCGGGACTCGACGATTTTCTTCACCACCGCCAGGCCGATTCCGGTGCCCTCGACCTTGTCGCGAGCCTCGAGGGTCTGGAAGATCCCCCAGATCCGCTGGTGGAAGGCGGGATCGATCCCGGCGCCGTTGTCGGAGACGCTGAACTCGTACCACGAATCGCCGCTGGGCCGGGCCTCGATCCGGACCACCGGCGCCGCTGCGGCGCCGTGCTTGAGCGCGTTGCCGATCAGGTTGAGGAAGACCTGGCTGAGCTGCGTGCGCTCGGTGCGGAGGACCGGCAGCGCTGCGCCGAGATCGATGCGCGCCCCTTCCGGCACCGCGAGCATGTCGACCACCTCGCCGAGGAGGCGGCCGACGTCGACGGTCTCCACCTTCCCCGCCTTCCGGCCTGCCCGGGAGTAGCTGAGGATCCCCTCGATCAGCCCCTCCATGCGGTGGGCGCGCTTGCGCAGCAGCCGCAGGTGCTCGTGCACCGTCTCGGTGGCTGCCTCGCCGAGGTCCTCCTCGATCCATTGGGAGAGATGGGCGATGCCGCGCAGCGGCGCCTTGAGATCGTGCGAGGCCACGTAGGCGAACTGATCGAGGTCGCGGTTGCTGCGGGCGAGCGCGCCGATCAGCGCCTCGCGCTCCCGCTCGCCCTCCTTGGCTGCGGTGATGTCGGTGTGGGTGCCGACCCACTCGCGTAGGGTGCCATCGGGCTCGAGGACCGGCGAGGCCCGCGCCGCGAACCAGCGGTAGATGCCGTCGTGGCGGCGCAGCCGGTGCTCCACCGCATAGACGCTGCGGAGGGCGAGCGCCTGCCGCCAGGCTGCCAGCGTCGCCTCCCGGTCCTCCGGGTGCACGGCGTCCTGCCAGCCCTCGCCCTCGTATTGCGACTGCGTCTGGCCGGTGTAGGCCCACCAGCCCGGCTGCTCGCCGCGGAAGCTGCCGTCGGGCTCGGTGGTCCAGACGATCTCGGTGGTGTTCTGGACCAGCTGGCGGAAGCGCTCCTCGCTCCGCCGCAGCGAGGTGTGGAGGCTGGCGTTCTCGATCGCCATGCCCGCGCGCCTGGCGAGCTCCGCCAGCGGCTCCACGTCCGTCTCCTCGTAGAGCCTGCCGGACTCGGCGAAGACGAAGGAGAGGGCGCCGAGGATCCTGCCCCGCGCTTCGATCGGCACGGAGATGAAGGAGCGCAGCCCGAGCGACCGGACGATGGCGAGGTGCTCGGGATCCCGGGCGACCTGGACGAGGAGTTCGTCGGGGATCTCGCGCATGAAATCCGGCTCGCCGGTGCGGAGCACCTTGCCGAGGCCGTGGGCGTCCTCGATGCGCGGCGGGTAGCGCTCCTGGATCTCGAAGGCGTAGCGCTCGAGGGCCGGATCGCCATGGGCCACCTGCATCCTGCGGATCGCGCCGCCCTCGAGCAGATCGACGGCGCACCAATCGGCCCAGGCCGGCACCATCATCCGCGCCACGCTCCGGAGCGTGGTCTCGTAGTCGAGGGAGGAGTCGAGCTCACGACCGGCCCGGGCCTTGAGTTCGAGGAGGTCCTGCGCCCGCCGGTGTTCGTGGATGTCCGTGCAGGTGCCGAACCAACGGACGATCGAGCCGCTCTCGTCGAGGACCGGAAGCGCCCGCCCCAGGAACCAGCGGTAGGCGCCGTCGTGGCGCCGGAACCGGTATTCGATCTCGAAGGGCTGCCCGGTGGCTGCAGAGGAGCGGAAACGCTCCCAGTTGCGCGGCAGATCGTCCGGGTGGAGCGCCTGCTGCCAGCCCTCGCCGAGGGCCTCCTCGGCCTGCAGGCCGGTGAACTCGTAGAAACGCGCGTTGAGATAGTCGCAGTGGCCGTCGGGCCTGGTGCTCCAGACCAGATGCGGGATCGCCTCCGCCACCCAGCGATAGGAGGGCTCGAGGGGCGGGCCCCAGGCGTTTGGCTCCGACATCGCCGAGGCGAGCAGCCCCAGGTCGCTCTCCTGCTTCATTCGGTGGTCTCCGATTCGGGGGGATGTACGGATCCCTCCCTCGATCGGCAAGCCTCGCCGAGGTGTTCCTGTAGGAGAGCCAACGGTAGGGCCAGCTCCAGCGCGAAGCGATCGCCGAAGGGCTGGACCCTGGCGTGATCGAGGAGATCGACCAGCGCCTCTTCGCCATCGGCCCGCGCCTTGAGCCTGGCGAGAGAGAGGGCGGCGCCGAGGCTCTTGCCGAGATCGCGCACGCTCGTCGGCTCGGGCCCCTCCACGTCGGCGACGATGGCCACGTCGCCGCTGGCGTCGACGTGGAGCTCGATCCGATCGGCAGCCTCCTGGAGCCGCTCGCGGAGGCCGCGCTCGTCCGGCGGGAGGAGATCCGCCAGCTGCGCCGCGGCGATCACCCCGTAGATCTCGCCGTAGGTGCTCGACTCGTCGAAGGCGGGCGTCGCCTCCCTGCGCCCCTCGAGGCGATCGATCGCCTCCTCGAGCGAGGCACGATCGTCGGCGAGGAGGACCATCTCGTCGCCCCAGACCGCGAGCACGTCGCCGCTCCCGTCGCTCTCCCGCTCGACGAAGCGCCCCTTCTCGCCGTAGGGGACGAAGCGCAGCCCCGGCTCCAGTTCCTCCCACCGCGCGCCGCCGAAGTGGCCGGAGACGAGGAGCACGTCGTCGCCGCCGAAGGCGATCCGGTCGACGTCCTCGAGGGGATCGATGCCGAAGCGCTCGCGCATCCGATCGAGCTCCCCCTGCTCCCCGGCGCCGAGGAAACAATCGAGCATGAGCTGCCCGAGCGGCGAGTGGCGCAGGGCGTTCGCCTCCACCACCACCGCGGACTTCCCCGGCACGGAAGGGAGCGCCGCGAGCACGGGATCGAGCACCGGTGCCCGCCGCTCCGGTGGCGCGTCGTCCGGCGAGGGTTCCGGCACGGGCTCCGGCTGGCGCAGGGTGCGGCGCCGCTCCATCCGCTCGTATTCCGCTGGGCGCAGCGAGCGGGGAAATTCCACCCGGGGCTGCACCGGCGGGCGGGGCTCGTCGCCCCGCGACATGAGGAAGGCGGCGACGCCGAAGAGGACGATCGCCGCCACGAGCCAGATGCGCCTGCGCATCAATAATCCTTCCCTTCGAAGCGCCAGATCGCCAGGGCGAGGGCGGCGAGGCCGAAGACGCCGAGGCCCGCGAGGAGCGAGAGGAGGACCGCCGGCTCCACCGGCTGCGAGCCGGCGATGTCGGCGGCGGCGTCGGCGATCGCCGAGACCCGGGGCAGGAAGGCGGTGACGCCGCCGAAGATCTCCCGGCCCACGCCGGGCTCGAAGGCGGAGAGGAGCTCGTCGCGGTAGCCCGCCACGATCCCCGCGAGCAAGAGACCCGCGCCCACCGCTGCGGAGAGGGCGCTCGATCGGGCGAAGACCGCGGTGGCGAGCATGGCGCCGTAGATCGCGGAGAAGGTGACGCTGGCCAGGAGCGCCGCCGCCATCGGGCGGAAGGTCCAGACGCCGGTCTTCACCCCGAGGAGCAGGCTGAGGCCCCCGGCGCCGTAGAGCGCGCCGGCGGAGGCGAGCAGGAGCACGCCGAGGAAGGTGCCGGCGAGGAGCTCCGGCCTGCGCAGGGGCAGGGCGAGGAGGTGCTCGATCCGGCCCGGGGCGAGGAGGCTCGGCCCGAAGTCGGCGCAGGCGAGCACGCCGAAGGCGAGGCCACCGTAGAAGATCACGTAGGCCGCCGCCTGGAAGACCGGGCGGAGCGCCACGTCCACCGCGCGGATCTCGCCGCCGCCCAGCGCGCTGCCGAAGAGGCGGGTGGCGGCGAGGGCGCCATCCACCACCTCGAGGCGGAGGGCGAGGCCGAGGAAGAGGAGGAGCGCGGTGATCGCGAGGCCGAGGGCGAGGAACCAGCGGCGGGAGAGCGATTCGCGGAGGAGATCCGCCGCCACCGAGAGGACGGCGCTCATGCTGCGGCTCCCACTGCCTCGGCGAGGACCGCCTCGAGATCCTTGAACTCCTGCTGCAGCTCCACCAGCAGCGCCCCGGTGGCGCGGGCCGCCTGGAGGTGCGCGTCGAGGGAGGTGGGATCGCCCGCCTCGCAGAGCCATACACCGGGTGAATCACCCGGTGTGAAGCCGAGCGCCTGCAGCGCCGCCGGATCGGCGCCGGGCGCGAAGCGGATCCGGTGGCGGGTGCCGCTGCCGCACAGGGAGGCGAGGCTGCCCTGCTTCACCAGCACGCCGCCCGCGAGGATGCCGATCCGATCGCAGACCCGCTCGGTCTCCGCGAGGAGATGCGAGTTGAGGAAGAGGGTGGCGCCGCGGGCCCGCTCCTCGGTGAGGAGCCGCCGCACCTCGGCGCGGCCGAGGGGATCGACGCCGTCGGTGGGCTCGTCGAGCACGAGCAGATCGGGGGCTCCGAGGAGCGCAGCGGCGAGACCAAGGCGCTGGCGCATCCCTTTGGAGAAGCCGCCGATCCGCCGCGTGGCGCTCTCCTCGAGGCCGACGCGGCGGAGCTGCCTGCCGATCTCGGGGCTCGCGCCGCCGAGCCCCTTGAGGCGGGCCACCGAGGCGAGGAAGCCGGCGGCGCCGAGGTGGGCGGGGAGGTGGAGCCGCTCCGGCAGATAGCCGATGCGGCGGCGCACCGCCACGTCGTCGGGGCTTCCGCCCAGCACCCGCACGCTGCCTGCGGTGGGTCGCACCACGCCGAGGAGGAGCTTGATGAAGGTGGTCTTTCCGGCGCCGTTGAGCCCGATGAGACCGAAGGCGGTCCCCTGCTCGACGGCGAGATCGAGACCGCGCAGGGCCTCGTGGCCTCCGCGCAGTCCGGCATAGGTCTTGCGAAGTCCCGCTGCTTCGATGGCCAGCACGGGCGGAGTGTAGCAGGAGTCGCTGTCTCCGGCCGCAGGCAGGGAAGCGGGGTCTCGGATCGTCGAGGCCCGTGGGGAAGCATTCCACGCTACGGGGCGCCAAGGCCTCGCGTGGCGGCGGGGCCGCGAAGCCCCGGGGGAGCGGATGATGCGGCGTACTCTCGCCGGCCTGGCGACAGGCCTTGCCCTCACGTTGATCGCGGGTTGCTCCTGCGGCGGCGCCGACGTCGTGCGCGACCTCGACGGCCACCTGGTGGTCGAGGGCGGCGAAGCCGATCCGCAGCACGCCGCCGGGCTCCTCTTCGACTTCGGCAGCCTTCCCGTCGGCGGCACGGAGCGCCGCACCTTCACCGTGCGCAACCGGAGCAACGAGGAGGTGGCCCTGGAACCCCTCGCGCCCGGCGCTCCCTTCTCCTCGAGCATCGCCGCGGGCGCCGTCCTGCCGCCGCGGGGGGCGATCGAGGTGGAGCTCACCTTCGCGCCGACGGAAAGCTCGACGAGCGAGGTGCTGGTGCAGCTCGGCTCGCGCCTGGGCGATCACCCGATCCGGCTCGTGGGTGAAGGGCTGGCGGCCCGGTTCCGCTGCGCCCCGGGTGCCCTCGACTTCCGCGCGGTCGTTCTCGGCACGTCGCGGACCGAGACCATCCGCTGCGCCAACGAGACGGCGCACGAGGCCACGCTGCTCGTCCCCGCCGTCGAGGGGACCAACGCGGCCGCCTTCCGCTTCGCCGATCACGCCCCCGGGGATCGCGTGCCCATCGCGGCGGGAGAGAGCCGCGAGCTGCCGGTGGTCTTCACGCCGGCTGCTGCGGAGATGCACGTGGGCTCCTTCCGCCTGGCGACCGAGGGCGGCGACAAGCTCCCCGAGATCCGGCTGATCGGCTGGGGGCAGCCGGGGGCGCTCCTCGTCTTCCCGGCGGCTGGCTGCCTCTTCCAGCGCCCGACGCCACTCGGAGCGAGCGACGTCGTCCCGATCATCGTGGTGAACCCGAGCACGGAGCAGCGGTCCGTCACCGCGATCGAGCTGCCGGAAGGCTACGAACTCGCCTCCTTTCTGCCCGCCTTCGTGCCACCCGACGACCTGGAGGATCTGGTCCTGACCTCCGTTGCGCAGGTCGCCGTCCGCTTCACGCCCGCCGCCGTCGGCCCGCACGAAGGCACCATCCGGCTCCATACCGACGACCCCGCGCTCCCGGTTGTGGAGCTCTGCGCCGGCGGCTCCGGCGGCGGGCCCGAGCTCCATTGCGAGGAGGAGCGAATCGACTTCGGCGCCGTCGCCGTCGAGGTCCCCGTCACCCGCACGCTCACCTGCGAGAACCGCGGCGCCGGCTCGCCGGAGGACGACGCCACCAGGCTCGACGTCCACTCGATCGGGACCAACTCGCCGGCCTTCTACGCTTCGCTCCGCGATCCGACGAAGCGCTCCTTCGCCCTGGGCGAGCGCTTCCTCGTCGACGTCACCGCCGAGCCCGCAGCCGAGGGCGAGCACTACGGCACGGTCCTCTTCCTCACCTCGGACGCCCGCTCGATCGACGAGCGGATCGTGCTCACCGCAGACGCCGTCGCGCTGCCGCCCTGCGACTACGTGCTCGAGCCCGCCTCCCTCGACTTCGGCGTGGTGGAGCCCGGGACCAGCGAGAGCCGCTCCCTCCTCGTCCGGAACCGCGGCAGCGACGCCTGCCTCGTCCACGACGTGCGGATCGCCCCGGGGAGCCACCCGGGCTTCGCGGTCGACGCGCCAGCGGAGAGGCGTATCGAGCCCGGCGCGGATCTCCAGCTCCAGGTGCGTTTCACCTCGGCGGGCCCCGTGCCTGCCGCGACGGGAACGCTGGCGCTGCAGATCTCGGAGCCGGACGAGCCGCTGGTGGAGGTCCCCCTCGCCGCCACCGCGGAGAGCCGCTGCCTCGAGCTTTCCGCTGCATCCCTCGACTTCGGCGTGGCAGCGCCTGGCTGCGCGCTGGAGCGATCGGTGCTGCTCCTCAACCGCTGCGCCCTGCCGGTGGAGATTGACGGCCTCGACCTCGAGGGCAGCGCCGCCTTCTCGTTCGCCGGGCCGGTGGCCATCCCCGCAGGCGAGGGGCGCCGGGTGGATCTGCGCTTCGCACCGGCGGTGACGGGGATCACCACCGGCTCCCTCGCGATCCGGGCGGACGGCCAGACGCCCTACCGGCTTCCGCTGGCGGGGGAGGGCGGCCCCGACCAGCACGTCGACCGCTGGGCGCCCTTCGAGCGCGAGCCCCTTGACCTCCTCTGGGTGGTCGACGATCGCGCCGGCGTCGAGGGTCTGCGCGCCGCTGCCGCAGCAGGCGTCGCGGACTTTGCCACCGCCCTCGCCGGCTTCGATCTCCAGGTGGGCGTGACCTCGATCTGCCCTGACGTCGACGGCAGGCTGCTGCCCCTGGGCGCCGCCGACCGTGTCCTCGACGGCACGGGGCTGGAGGCCCTCGGGCCCCGCCTCGCAGCAGGGAGCTGCACGGCAGGAGCGCAGGGGCGCAGCGCCGCCTTCCGGGCGATCACGCCGCCGCTTCGCAGCGCGGTGGACGATCCGATCCACCCCGAGCCCGCCGACGGCAACGCCGGCTTCTTCCGCCCGGCGGCCCATCTCGGCGTGCTCTTCCTCGCCGACGGCCCCGACGGCAATGGCCCCGATGCAGCGAGGTTCACCGCGGTGAAGCCCGGCGCGATCGGCGCGCACGGCCTCTTCGGCTGCGGCGGCGGGGCGGGCTTCGAGGCGTGGGTGCAGGCAACCGGCGGCCTCGCGACGGACGCCTGCGCCGGCGGAGGGATCGGCGCCGTGGCGGCAGGCCTCGTCGATCGGATCGGCCACCTGCCGCTCGGCGCCACCCCGGCGGATCGGGACGGCGACGGCGTGCTCTCCCCGCTCGAGCTCGCGGTGATCGTGGACGGGACGCAGCTGCAGGCGGGTTGGCGCTACGACGAGGCCACCGGCGCGATCCACTTCGCCCCAGGCGCCGTCCCGCCGGACGACGCGGCGATCGAAGTGCGCTACTGGCCGCGCTGCGACTGAAAAAGAGAAAGGCGGCCTCCGCCAGGGAGGCCGCCTCTTCAGGTTCGAGCGGGAGAAGGGACTACCGCGGCACCGGCGAGGCGACCCACGCCGTGCTCTCGCCCTCGGTGTAGGTGATCAGCGCGCCGGTGGTCATCGCCTCGGCGATGGCGGCGTTGCGCTCCTCCGGGCTCCACGGAAAGAGCGCCTCGATCTCCTCGGGCCAGAGCACCACCGCCGAGCGCAGCGCGGCGATGAAGAGGAAGCACCAGGCCCTGCCGATCTCGAGCTCGACCTTGCGCTGCACGTTGCGCTCGGCCCAGCGGCTCAAGCTCTCGACCACGGTGATCGGGTTGTCGTCCTCGTCGAGGCCGGCCCTGGAGACGACGAGCAGCCTCGCCTCGAGCTCCGCGTGCACGCTGGCGAAGGCCGCCGCGTCGAGGCCGACGAGCTGGCGCAGCCGATCCGCGGGAACGACGCCCTTGCGATCGAGGACGTCGAGGGCCTCCTCCGCCTCGACCGAGAGCACGCCGCCGCGCCGCGCCGCCTCCTCGCGGGGCGCCGCCACGGTGACCAGCGCCGGCCAGAGATCGGCGCCGACGAGCGTCGGCCGTTCGAAGCAGAGCCGTGCCTCGAGGAGGTCCGGCGCCGCGTCGATCTCCCGCCGCCACGCCTTGAGCGTCTGGGCGATCGGACCTGCGCTGCGCTCCTCCTCGCTCACGGTGTGGCCCACCACCGGGTCGAGGAGGTTCGGCAGCGCCGAGCGCACCGAGGCATGGACGAGGTGGCGCTCGCGCACGAAGGCCACCGCCTGGGTGGCGCTCTTGAGCGCCGGCCTGCCGCTGCGGCCGTGCCAGCGCTCCCGCGCTGCGAGGGCAGCTGCGAGGCGCGGGTCGGCGGCCTTGCCGTCGAGCTCGTGGATCGGCACCTGCCTGGGCGCGAAGGCGGGGACCTTCGGCTTCTTCGGCGCGGGGGCCTTCGCCGGCGCCTTCTTCGCCACCGGCGCCTTCGGCGCAGCCTCGGCCTTCGCCTTCGGTGCTGCCGCTGCCTTCGCCTTCATCGGGATGTCCGCCTTCGCGTTCGCGGCGGCCTTTGGAGCCGCCGCCTTCGCCTTCGGCGCAGGCGCTGCCTTCATGGCAGCGGGCTTCGCCGTGGTGCGCTTCGGCGCCGTCGCCGTCTTCGCCGTCTTCGCAGCAGGCGCCTTCGCCTTCACCGTCCGGGCAGGCGCCGCCGCACGGGCGGCCGGCTTCGGTGCAGCCTTGGCTGCAGCCTTTCCGGCCACCGGCTTCTTCTCCACCTTCTTCTTGCTGCGGGTCGTCGGCATGGGCTTCACGCCTCCGCGAGGGCCTGGCGCAGATCGTCGACCAGGTCCTGTGCATCCTCGATGCCCACCGACAGGCGGATCAGGCCGTCGGAGATCCCGAGCTTCTCCCGGGTCTCTTTGGGAACCGAGGCGTGGGTCATGATCGCAGGGTGCTCGATCAGGCTCTCCACGCCGCCGAGGCTCTCGGCCAGCGCGAAGACCTTCACCTTGCGCAGGAAGCGATCGGCGGCGGGCAGGCCGCCCTTGATCACGAAGGTCATCATCCCGCCGAAGCCCTTCATCTGGCGCTTCGCGAGCTCGTGCTGCGGGTGGGAGGCGAGGCCGGGCCAGGTGACCTTCTCGATCTTCTCGTGGCCCTGGAGGAACTCGGCGATGGTCGCCGCGTTCTTCGCGTGGCGCTCCATGCGCACGCCCAGCGTCTTCAGGCCGCGCAGCACCAGGAAGGAGTCGAAGGGCCCGAGGACGCCGCCGATGGCGTTCTGCCGGAAGTACATCCCCTCGGCGAACGCCTCGTGGCTGGTGACGATCGCGCCGCCGACCACGTCCGAGTGGCCGTTGATGTACTTGGTCATCGAGTGGACCACCACGTCGATGCCGTGCTCCAGCGGCCGCTGGAAGTAGGGCGACATGAAGGTGTTGTCCGCCACCGAGAGGACGCCGGCCTGCTTGCAGATCGCGGCGATCGCCGAGAGATCCGCGAGCTTGAGCATCGGGTTGGTGGGGGTCTCGATCCACACCAGCTTCGTCTGGCCCGGGCGGATCGCCTCGCGCACGTTCTCGGCGCGGGTCATGTCCACGTAGGTGAACTCGATCCCCATCTGCTTGAAGACCTTGTCGAAGATCCGGAAGGACCCGCCGTAGAGGTCGTCGGAGCAGACCACGTGGTCGCCTGCCGAGAGCATGTGGAGGATGCAGTCGTTGGCGGCCAGGCCCGAGGCGAAGGCGGCGCCGTATTTGCCGCCCTCGAGGGCGGCGAGGCAATCCTGCAGCGCGTAGCGCGTGGGATTGTGCGAGCGGCTGTACTCGAAGCCCTTGTGTTCGCCGGGGCCGCTCTGTACGTAAGTGGACGTAAGGTAGACCGGCGTCATGATCGCGCCGGTGGTGGGATCGGGCTCCTGGCCGGCGTGGATCGCCAGCGTGTCGAAGCGGTGCTTGCCGTCGCCCTTGAAAGCCATCTTGCGTCACTCCCACGCGAGGTTCGA
Proteins encoded:
- a CDS encoding choice-of-anchor D domain-containing protein encodes the protein MRRTLAGLATGLALTLIAGCSCGGADVVRDLDGHLVVEGGEADPQHAAGLLFDFGSLPVGGTERRTFTVRNRSNEEVALEPLAPGAPFSSSIAAGAVLPPRGAIEVELTFAPTESSTSEVLVQLGSRLGDHPIRLVGEGLAARFRCAPGALDFRAVVLGTSRTETIRCANETAHEATLLVPAVEGTNAAAFRFADHAPGDRVPIAAGESRELPVVFTPAAAEMHVGSFRLATEGGDKLPEIRLIGWGQPGALLVFPAAGCLFQRPTPLGASDVVPIIVVNPSTEQRSVTAIELPEGYELASFLPAFVPPDDLEDLVLTSVAQVAVRFTPAAVGPHEGTIRLHTDDPALPVVELCAGGSGGGPELHCEEERIDFGAVAVEVPVTRTLTCENRGAGSPEDDATRLDVHSIGTNSPAFYASLRDPTKRSFALGERFLVDVTAEPAAEGEHYGTVLFLTSDARSIDERIVLTADAVALPPCDYVLEPASLDFGVVEPGTSESRSLLVRNRGSDACLVHDVRIAPGSHPGFAVDAPAERRIEPGADLQLQVRFTSAGPVPAATGTLALQISEPDEPLVEVPLAATAESRCLELSAASLDFGVAAPGCALERSVLLLNRCALPVEIDGLDLEGSAAFSFAGPVAIPAGEGRRVDLRFAPAVTGITTGSLAIRADGQTPYRLPLAGEGGPDQHVDRWAPFEREPLDLLWVVDDRAGVEGLRAAAAAGVADFATALAGFDLQVGVTSICPDVDGRLLPLGAADRVLDGTGLEALGPRLAAGSCTAGAQGRSAAFRAITPPLRSAVDDPIHPEPADGNAGFFRPAAHLGVLFLADGPDGNGPDAARFTAVKPGAIGAHGLFGCGGGAGFEAWVQATGGLATDACAGGGIGAVAAGLVDRIGHLPLGATPADRDGDGVLSPLELAVIVDGTQLQAGWRYDEATGAIHFAPGAVPPDDAAIEVRYWPRCD
- a CDS encoding cystathionine gamma-synthase, producing the protein MAFKGDGKHRFDTLAIHAGQEPDPTTGAIMTPVYLTSTYVQSGPGEHKGFEYSRSHNPTRYALQDCLAALEGGKYGAAFASGLAANDCILHMLSAGDHVVCSDDLYGGSFRIFDKVFKQMGIEFTYVDMTRAENVREAIRPGQTKLVWIETPTNPMLKLADLSAIAAICKQAGVLSVADNTFMSPYFQRPLEHGIDVVVHSMTKYINGHSDVVGGAIVTSHEAFAEGMYFRQNAIGGVLGPFDSFLVLRGLKTLGVRMERHAKNAATIAEFLQGHEKIEKVTWPGLASHPQHELAKRQMKGFGGMMTFVIKGGLPAADRFLRKVKVFALAESLGGVESLIEHPAIMTHASVPKETREKLGISDGLIRLSVGIEDAQDLVDDLRQALAEA